The proteins below are encoded in one region of Halodesulfovibrio sp. MK-HDV:
- a CDS encoding MucR family transcriptional regulator: MEEYLKQALDIVKAQASVRTMTEDELGSMMHKLAFGIKQIAEGAQEEVVQEPIMEPGKAIKEKSITCLECGKAFKILTRKHLLSHELSMHEYREKYGYKKGIPLVCKSLQRERRKKMKDMRLWEKRKKKVE; this comes from the coding sequence ATGGAAGAATATCTGAAGCAGGCTTTAGATATTGTAAAAGCACAGGCGAGTGTTCGCACCATGACCGAAGATGAACTCGGCTCAATGATGCATAAATTAGCTTTCGGTATTAAACAGATTGCTGAAGGCGCTCAAGAAGAAGTGGTGCAAGAGCCGATAATGGAGCCTGGGAAAGCCATTAAAGAAAAATCAATTACCTGCCTTGAATGCGGTAAGGCTTTTAAGATTCTTACCCGCAAACATTTGCTCTCGCATGAACTGTCTATGCACGAATACCGCGAAAAATATGGCTACAAAAAAGGCATTCCGCTTGTTTGTAAGTCACTCCAGCGTGAGCGTAGAAAAAAAATGAAAGACATGCGCCTGTGGGAAAAACGTAAGAAGAAAGTCGAGTAG
- a CDS encoding deoxyribodipyrimidine photo-lyase has protein sequence MQIERMNLVRKISKFPAAQSVIYWMRCEHRAQDNWGLLYALQEAESQNLPLLVLFCLSGSTPNGSYRQKQFLYDGIQETKKSLEQLGIPFINSNAQHPEELAELITTFAPYMVVTDQSSLKPQQLWLHAIQNHTECAIAEVDGRNIVPLRHVSEKQEYAARTIRPKIHRLLEQFLTPFPKLTAPKVVWQGDTHSEAFKPPQAGQDNSVAVPHFKSGEKAAQDVLQHFVNKKIHNYLLRNDPTKDALSNLSPYLHYGMLSAQRAVLETLEHPQVPVEAKEVFLEELVVRRELADNFCFYNPLYDSTKSFPQWAQNTLEKHRSDPRDYIYSLKELEQAETHDPLWNAAQQELVYLGKMHGYMRMYWAKKILEWTTSPEEAMHHAIYLNDTYSLDGVDSNGYTGIAWSIGGVHDRAWRERSVFGTVRYMNYNGAKRKFNVDEYIEKIRLAVEQIGKP, from the coding sequence ATGCAGATAGAACGAATGAATCTTGTGCGAAAAATTTCTAAATTTCCAGCCGCACAAAGTGTTATTTATTGGATGCGCTGCGAACATAGAGCACAAGATAATTGGGGGTTACTCTACGCCTTACAGGAAGCGGAGAGTCAGAACCTGCCATTGCTTGTTCTTTTTTGCCTGTCCGGTTCCACCCCAAATGGCTCATACAGGCAAAAGCAGTTTCTTTATGATGGAATTCAGGAAACCAAAAAATCTCTCGAACAGTTAGGCATTCCCTTCATAAATTCCAATGCACAGCACCCCGAAGAGTTGGCAGAGCTCATTACGACTTTTGCCCCCTACATGGTCGTAACAGACCAGTCCTCTTTAAAGCCTCAGCAGTTATGGCTTCATGCTATACAAAATCATACAGAATGCGCCATTGCCGAAGTTGACGGGCGAAATATTGTCCCCCTTCGTCATGTTTCAGAAAAGCAAGAATACGCAGCCCGCACGATTCGTCCCAAAATTCACCGCTTACTCGAGCAGTTCCTCACGCCGTTTCCAAAACTCACAGCTCCCAAAGTCGTCTGGCAAGGTGACACGCATTCAGAAGCGTTCAAACCGCCGCAAGCAGGGCAGGACAATTCTGTTGCCGTTCCTCATTTCAAGTCAGGTGAAAAAGCGGCTCAAGATGTTCTTCAGCATTTTGTGAACAAAAAAATTCACAACTACCTTCTCAGAAATGATCCGACAAAAGATGCCCTTTCAAATCTTTCACCATACCTGCACTATGGAATGCTTTCAGCCCAGCGTGCCGTATTGGAAACACTGGAGCACCCGCAAGTTCCCGTCGAAGCAAAAGAGGTGTTTCTGGAAGAGCTAGTCGTGCGTCGTGAACTTGCGGACAATTTTTGTTTCTACAACCCGCTTTATGATTCCACAAAATCTTTCCCGCAGTGGGCACAAAACACTCTTGAAAAGCATCGTTCCGACCCGCGCGACTACATCTATTCACTCAAAGAATTGGAACAGGCAGAAACCCACGATCCGCTTTGGAATGCTGCGCAGCAGGAACTCGTGTATCTGGGGAAAATGCACGGCTACATGCGCATGTATTGGGCAAAAAAAATATTGGAATGGACAACCTCACCCGAGGAAGCAATGCATCATGCCATTTATCTCAATGATACCTATTCACTCGATGGCGTAGACTCCAACGGGTACACCGGCATCGCATGGTCCATCGGTGGGGTACATGACAGAGCATGGCGCGAACGTTCAGTTTTCGGTACCGTTCGGTACATGAACTACAACGGTGCCAAACGGAAATTCAACGTCGATGAGTATATTGAAAAGATCAGGCTGGCTGTTGAGCAGATTGGTAAGCCGTAA